One Parafrankia discariae DNA segment encodes these proteins:
- a CDS encoding type I polyketide synthase, with protein sequence MSSSFSARPRPVAVEPGDRDLVVVVSPFGEPAPHLVAAVGHAGGLGILDLGLDPARGRESLAAAVAWSTAPFGVRVPVGCPLETGDLPACVDTVLLAVDAPWAVAEAAGSGRRVLVEVLSVADAVGALEAGAAGLVARGNEAGGRVGDLTTFTLLQHLIAAKPTRRDGSVAPVWAAGGIGPATAAAAIAGGAVGVLMDSQFALVREMELPTETAAAVRAMDGSETALIEGHRVYVRPDLPVARLVGWPAGPGAPRNGDEPVTDFRDTGGELASDGALTSTALTSTGPAAPAAMVPGATASAAGGDQRPVALRLGGRDLRTQLLPVGQDGALAAHLADRYGSASALVQAVRESVRTALDSAARHRPLAPGSPFAAARGLRYPVAQGPMTRVSDRARFARSVADAGGLPFLALALLDGAATRALLTETAELLGDLPWGVGILGFAPPEVRAAQLEAVHEVRPPCALIAGGRPAQSAPLEAAGIDTFLHVPSPGLLDRFLADGARKFVFEGRECGGHVGPRASFSLWEAQITRLLAFALAAGDGPGSLEDVHVLFAGGIHDASSAAMVAAAAAPLADRGARVGVLMGTAYLFTEEAVADGAIMPGFQEAAIGATRTVLLETSPGHATRCVESEFVHTFLRRREELTAAGVARKQMWAELESLNLGRLRIASRGVRREGGQLVEVGPREQATDGMFMIGQVAALRSDRTTIGRLHAEVTEQATALVAERAAGWVDEPTGSVAVLPAQRIAGSGAERAAAIDGAAADRAEGTVGRQPSDGDRAGRAARSVAAVREAARSLDIAIVGMSAVFPRASDEKDYWANVVGGVDAITEVSPERWDAELYYDPESVVKDAGRRTPSKWGGFLPRIPFDALAYGIPPRSLRSIDPGQLLALEVAARAIRDAGYESRPFDRRRASVVFGAESGSDLSTTYGFRSAHRAWVGELPAELEELLPELDEDSFPGMLANVIAGRVANRLDLGGLNFTVDAACASSLAALDAACKELTAGSSDMVLCGGVDTHSSVHDFLLFASVHALSPGGRCRSFDSGADGTSLGEGVAVVVLKRLADAQRDGDRIRAVIRSVAGSSDGRALGLTAPRKAGQVIALERAYATAGISPSEVGMLEAHATGTVVGDRTELATLTEVFTEHGAAVGQCAVGSVKSQIGHTKCAAGLAGLVKVARALETGVRPPTLHMDRPNPYWEQESSPFFFDDRARPWIAPAGRRHAGLSAFGFGGTNFHVVVSAYDKAPEPAHGLDRWPAELFVIRGRDRAAALRRLDRLAELARANEEAGRPYHLRDLARTAAEERGGPVRIAFVVDELDDLAAALDRAREPRSDSRLGVFVHPGDEAGTSDASATAGGGTGTSTEGGGAGPVAFLFPGQGSQRPGMLADLFVAFPRLRALLELAPDVAATMFPPAAFSDTERTAQAAALTDTRAAQPALGMAGLAVHDILAGLKIRPDHVAGHSYGELVALCAAGAYDRADLVRLSRARADAILAAADGDPGTMAAVSATADQIRDALGAPAADGTVAGVALANQNAPRQTVISGPTAAVDAAVARLKDAGHSARRIPVACAFHSPVIAGAADTLAGELAATAVGELTLPVWSNTTAAPYPRTPDGTRATLAGQVAAPVRFVEQIEAMYAAGVRVFVETGPGRVLSQLTAKILAGRPHRVVATDAPGEHGLRRLLLAVAELAAAGVELDPSALFAGRDTRTVPADGMPRRPGWLIDGAYVRTGQGGYLPGGLRPARRVPPVVPVVPAVEAAPAEWAAEPGRPMAVEASTARTGGSGDTDRQDGPGAWRVFAPGPVGAGGSAGGTPVDGPQMMNGHANGHVNGHRDGWYPGPNGSGAAFAAAGASPVEPAVAGRPAGPAPVTGPADTAVLEFLRTGRDLVAAQRDVLLTYLGGAAAATPVDHDAGRWAQAAPLPAPVAPAAVLPPATPVAPAVPATPAVPATPAASATPAVHAAPAVSAVAAPAAAASPALAVPAVVGVPVGGGGSVGLSAEAVADAVVGVIADLTGYPVEMLEPDLDLEADLSIDSIKRTEILGELAGRVGLAGVGAGDVDESVVEELAAVKTVRGIVSWIVERQSADPAADRSADPAYDTAPAALPATASSATSSPAPAVVGVPVGGGGSVGLSAEAVADAVVGVIADLTGYPVEMLEPDLDLEADLSIDSIKRTEILGELAGRVGLAGVGAGDVDESVVEELAAVKTVRGIVSWIVERQSADPAADRSADPAVDRSADQAVTAGGGAGHGAGPGAAAGAGRARPGQVEVPEQSHAERWSAVPAAVPATAAAKATPAAAATAVPVPAGAPVMSARLAAPIGAPPAGVRSAGTASAPDGWGVLSAPRGATDPVFAERVPLRRFVVESTELAPLPSWDDIVAAGRTAVLDGARFAVVDGGLGIGLALSSLLEQAGAQVRIISANDAALGELVASGIGADGLFWAASTEGSAGPTGGLPAAFPALRAAALAGVRRLVAVTGLGGDLGRNGEIGDPGPGAGMAGLLRTLARELPDLLIRLVDVHPKAQPRRIAENLLAEMLTPDAPVVVGYRDGVRIAPELRMVDLAAVTGGPDAPAAGAPRAAAVPPGLDGSGVVLLTGGARGITARTALALAGATGCAVELIGRTPVPDAPEDEATVGAFDPPALRRALIAAGVRRPAEIEARIGRILAEREIRATLGALREVAASVRYHPVDVRDVTAVAGVVADVYARHGRLDGVVHGAGVLEDRLLRDKSPESFDRVFRTKVDGARALLDALRPDVGFVVLFGSVAGVFGNRGQVDYAAANDALDALAHTASARFAGRVVSVDWGPWGTDTVAGRGMVSAELSREYARRGIGLIDPGEGVAALLRELGEPVAAAPTQVVYMCAGVGSFDG encoded by the coding sequence ATGAGCAGCTCGTTCAGTGCCCGACCGAGGCCCGTCGCGGTCGAGCCCGGAGACCGGGACCTGGTCGTCGTCGTCAGCCCGTTCGGTGAGCCCGCGCCGCACCTGGTGGCGGCGGTCGGCCACGCAGGCGGCCTGGGAATCCTCGATCTCGGCCTCGACCCGGCCCGCGGCCGGGAGTCGCTGGCCGCGGCGGTCGCCTGGTCGACCGCGCCGTTCGGGGTCAGGGTCCCCGTGGGCTGCCCGCTCGAAACCGGTGACCTGCCTGCCTGCGTCGACACGGTACTGCTCGCGGTGGACGCCCCGTGGGCGGTGGCCGAGGCCGCCGGGTCTGGTCGGCGCGTCCTCGTCGAGGTGCTGTCCGTGGCTGACGCGGTGGGCGCGCTGGAGGCGGGCGCGGCCGGCCTCGTCGCGCGCGGTAATGAGGCCGGCGGACGAGTCGGTGACCTCACGACGTTCACTCTGCTACAGCACCTGATCGCCGCGAAGCCGACACGTCGGGACGGGTCTGTTGCCCCCGTGTGGGCTGCTGGTGGCATTGGTCCGGCCACGGCCGCCGCGGCGATCGCCGGCGGAGCGGTCGGTGTGCTCATGGACTCGCAGTTCGCGCTCGTGCGTGAGATGGAGCTGCCCACCGAGACGGCGGCCGCGGTCCGCGCCATGGACGGCAGCGAGACCGCGCTGATCGAGGGCCACCGCGTCTACGTGCGCCCGGATCTACCGGTCGCCCGCCTGGTCGGCTGGCCCGCCGGCCCGGGTGCGCCCAGGAACGGAGACGAGCCGGTCACGGACTTCCGGGACACCGGCGGTGAACTCGCCTCCGACGGCGCGCTGACGTCCACCGCGCTGACCTCCACCGGGCCCGCCGCGCCGGCGGCCATGGTGCCGGGCGCCACCGCATCCGCCGCCGGTGGCGACCAGCGCCCGGTCGCGCTGCGGCTGGGCGGACGCGACCTGCGGACGCAGCTTCTCCCCGTCGGGCAGGACGGCGCGCTGGCGGCCCACCTGGCCGACCGGTACGGGTCGGCGAGTGCCCTGGTCCAGGCTGTGCGGGAGTCCGTGCGGACCGCTCTCGACTCGGCGGCGCGGCACCGGCCGCTCGCGCCGGGATCGCCGTTCGCGGCCGCCCGCGGGCTGCGCTACCCGGTCGCGCAGGGACCGATGACCAGGGTCAGCGACCGGGCGCGGTTCGCCCGCTCGGTGGCCGACGCGGGCGGGTTGCCCTTCCTCGCGCTCGCGCTGCTGGACGGGGCGGCGACCCGGGCGCTGCTGACGGAGACCGCCGAGCTGCTCGGTGACCTGCCCTGGGGCGTGGGAATTCTCGGGTTCGCGCCGCCCGAGGTGCGCGCGGCCCAGCTCGAGGCGGTGCACGAGGTACGCCCGCCCTGCGCGCTGATCGCCGGCGGACGACCGGCCCAGTCGGCACCGCTGGAGGCCGCCGGCATCGACACCTTCCTGCATGTGCCCTCACCGGGGCTGCTCGATCGCTTCCTCGCCGACGGGGCGCGCAAGTTCGTCTTCGAGGGCCGCGAGTGCGGCGGCCATGTGGGGCCGCGGGCCAGCTTCTCGCTGTGGGAGGCGCAGATCACCCGCCTGCTCGCCTTCGCCCTGGCCGCCGGTGACGGTCCGGGGTCGCTGGAGGACGTCCACGTGCTCTTCGCGGGCGGGATCCATGACGCGAGCTCGGCGGCCATGGTCGCGGCGGCGGCGGCCCCGCTGGCCGACCGCGGCGCGCGGGTCGGTGTGCTCATGGGGACGGCCTACCTGTTCACCGAGGAGGCGGTCGCCGACGGCGCGATCATGCCCGGGTTCCAGGAGGCGGCGATCGGCGCCACCCGCACCGTGCTGCTGGAGACCTCGCCCGGGCACGCCACCCGGTGCGTGGAGTCCGAGTTCGTGCACACCTTCCTGCGCCGGCGCGAGGAGCTGACGGCCGCCGGCGTGGCGCGCAAGCAGATGTGGGCCGAGCTCGAGTCGCTCAACCTGGGCCGGCTGCGGATCGCCAGCCGGGGTGTCCGCCGGGAGGGTGGCCAGCTGGTCGAGGTCGGGCCCCGCGAGCAGGCCACCGACGGCATGTTCATGATCGGCCAGGTGGCGGCGCTGAGATCGGACCGCACGACGATCGGCCGGTTGCACGCGGAGGTGACCGAGCAGGCCACGGCGCTCGTCGCCGAGCGGGCGGCCGGGTGGGTCGACGAGCCGACCGGGTCGGTCGCCGTGCTGCCGGCCCAGCGCATCGCCGGGAGCGGCGCCGAGCGCGCCGCCGCGATCGACGGAGCCGCGGCCGACCGCGCCGAGGGGACCGTCGGCCGCCAGCCATCGGACGGCGACCGGGCCGGGCGCGCGGCCCGGTCCGTGGCCGCCGTGCGCGAGGCGGCCCGGTCGCTCGACATCGCGATCGTCGGTATGTCAGCGGTGTTTCCGCGGGCTTCCGACGAGAAGGACTACTGGGCCAATGTGGTCGGCGGTGTCGACGCGATAACCGAGGTGTCACCCGAACGGTGGGACGCGGAGCTCTACTACGACCCGGAATCGGTCGTGAAGGACGCCGGCCGGCGAACCCCGTCCAAATGGGGTGGATTCCTGCCGCGGATTCCGTTCGACGCGCTCGCCTACGGAATACCACCGCGCTCGCTGCGCAGCATTGATCCGGGTCAGCTCCTCGCGCTGGAGGTGGCCGCCCGGGCCATTCGCGACGCCGGGTATGAAAGCCGACCGTTCGACCGGCGGCGCGCCTCGGTCGTCTTCGGCGCGGAGTCAGGTTCCGACCTTTCCACGACCTATGGATTCCGCTCCGCGCACCGGGCCTGGGTCGGTGAGCTTCCCGCCGAGCTGGAGGAGCTCCTGCCCGAGCTCGACGAGGATTCCTTCCCCGGCATGCTCGCGAACGTCATAGCCGGCCGGGTGGCGAACCGGCTCGATCTCGGTGGCCTGAACTTCACCGTCGACGCGGCGTGTGCCTCCTCGCTGGCCGCCCTGGACGCGGCCTGCAAGGAACTGACGGCGGGCTCGTCCGACATGGTGCTCTGCGGGGGCGTGGACACCCATTCCAGCGTCCACGACTTCCTGCTTTTCGCCTCGGTGCACGCGCTGTCTCCGGGGGGTCGGTGCCGCAGCTTCGATTCCGGAGCGGACGGCACCAGCCTCGGTGAGGGCGTCGCCGTCGTCGTTCTCAAGCGACTCGCGGACGCGCAGCGCGACGGTGACCGGATCCGCGCGGTCATCCGGTCGGTCGCCGGCTCCTCCGACGGCCGGGCACTCGGTCTGACCGCGCCGCGCAAGGCCGGGCAGGTCATCGCCCTCGAGCGGGCCTACGCGACGGCGGGGATCTCGCCGTCCGAGGTGGGCATGCTGGAGGCGCACGCGACCGGAACGGTCGTCGGGGACCGCACCGAGCTCGCCACCCTCACCGAGGTGTTCACCGAGCACGGCGCCGCCGTCGGCCAGTGCGCGGTCGGGTCGGTGAAGTCGCAGATCGGCCACACGAAGTGCGCCGCGGGCCTGGCCGGGCTGGTCAAGGTGGCGCGCGCGCTGGAGACCGGCGTGCGGCCGCCGACGCTGCACATGGACCGCCCCAACCCGTACTGGGAGCAGGAGAGCAGCCCGTTCTTCTTCGACGACCGGGCCCGCCCGTGGATCGCGCCCGCCGGGCGGCGCCACGCCGGCCTGTCCGCCTTCGGGTTCGGCGGGACGAACTTCCACGTCGTCGTGTCGGCCTACGACAAGGCACCGGAGCCCGCGCACGGCCTGGACCGGTGGCCGGCGGAGCTGTTCGTGATCCGCGGTCGGGACCGCGCCGCCGCGCTGCGCCGGCTGGACCGCCTCGCCGAACTGGCCCGGGCCAACGAGGAGGCGGGCCGGCCCTACCACCTGCGCGATCTGGCCCGCACCGCGGCCGAGGAGCGGGGCGGCCCGGTGCGGATCGCCTTCGTCGTCGACGAGCTGGACGATCTCGCCGCCGCCCTCGACCGGGCGCGCGAGCCGCGGTCGGACTCCCGCCTCGGCGTGTTCGTCCACCCCGGGGACGAGGCCGGCACGTCCGACGCGTCGGCCACGGCCGGCGGCGGCACCGGGACGTCCACCGAGGGCGGCGGCGCCGGACCGGTGGCGTTCCTCTTCCCCGGCCAGGGCAGCCAGCGTCCCGGGATGCTCGCGGACCTCTTCGTGGCCTTCCCGCGGCTGCGCGCCCTGCTGGAGCTCGCCCCGGACGTCGCCGCCACGATGTTCCCCCCGGCCGCCTTCAGCGACACCGAACGGACGGCCCAGGCCGCGGCGCTGACCGACACCCGGGCGGCGCAGCCCGCGCTGGGGATGGCCGGGCTGGCCGTCCACGACATCCTGGCCGGGCTGAAGATCCGTCCCGACCATGTCGCCGGTCATTCCTACGGTGAGCTGGTCGCGCTGTGCGCGGCCGGCGCGTACGACCGGGCCGACCTCGTCCGGCTCAGCCGGGCCCGCGCCGACGCGATCCTCGCGGCGGCCGACGGCGACCCGGGCACCATGGCCGCGGTGTCGGCGACCGCCGACCAGATCCGGGACGCGCTCGGCGCGCCCGCGGCCGACGGCACCGTGGCCGGCGTGGCGCTCGCCAACCAGAACGCGCCACGCCAGACCGTGATCTCCGGGCCCACCGCCGCCGTCGACGCCGCGGTCGCCCGGCTCAAGGACGCCGGGCACTCGGCCCGGCGCATCCCGGTGGCCTGCGCCTTCCACAGCCCGGTGATCGCCGGTGCGGCCGACACGCTGGCCGGTGAGCTCGCCGCCACGGCCGTCGGTGAGCTCACGCTGCCGGTGTGGTCCAACACGACCGCCGCGCCCTACCCGCGGACCCCGGACGGCACCCGCGCGACGCTGGCCGGCCAGGTCGCGGCCCCGGTCCGCTTCGTCGAGCAGATCGAGGCGATGTACGCGGCCGGCGTCCGGGTCTTCGTCGAGACCGGTCCGGGCCGGGTGCTCTCCCAGCTCACGGCGAAGATTCTCGCCGGACGTCCGCACCGGGTCGTGGCGACCGACGCGCCGGGGGAGCACGGCCTGCGCCGGCTGCTGCTCGCGGTGGCCGAGCTCGCGGCGGCCGGGGTGGAGCTGGACCCGTCGGCCCTGTTCGCGGGCCGTGACACCCGCACGGTCCCGGCCGACGGGATGCCCCGGCGCCCGGGCTGGCTGATCGACGGGGCGTATGTGCGGACCGGGCAGGGCGGCTACCTGCCCGGTGGGCTGCGGCCCGCCCGACGGGTGCCGCCGGTCGTGCCGGTCGTGCCGGCTGTCGAGGCCGCGCCGGCTGAGTGGGCCGCGGAGCCAGGGCGGCCGATGGCTGTCGAGGCGTCCACGGCGCGGACGGGTGGCTCTGGTGACACAGACAGGCAGGACGGCCCCGGGGCCTGGCGCGTTTTCGCGCCCGGCCCGGTGGGGGCCGGCGGATCGGCAGGAGGCACTCCAGTGGACGGTCCCCAGATGATGAACGGGCACGCGAACGGGCATGTGAACGGACATCGCGACGGCTGGTATCCGGGGCCGAACGGGTCCGGGGCCGCGTTCGCCGCCGCCGGTGCGAGCCCCGTCGAGCCGGCGGTCGCCGGCCGGCCGGCCGGGCCGGCCCCGGTCACCGGGCCCGCTGACACGGCCGTCCTCGAGTTCCTGCGGACGGGCCGTGATCTCGTGGCGGCGCAGCGCGACGTTCTGTTGACCTACCTGGGCGGCGCCGCCGCGGCCACGCCGGTCGACCACGATGCCGGGCGGTGGGCTCAGGCAGCCCCGCTGCCGGCCCCGGTGGCTCCGGCTGCCGTCCTGCCGCCCGCCACGCCTGTCGCGCCCGCGGTGCCCGCCACGCCCGCGGTGCCCGCCACGCCCGCGGCATCCGCCACGCCCGCGGTGCATGCCGCACCCGCGGTATCCGCGGTGGCCGCGCCTGCCGCCGCCGCGTCTCCGGCTCTGGCCGTGCCGGCTGTGGTGGGTGTGCCGGTGGGTGGTGGGGGGTCTGTCGGGTTGTCGGCGGAGGCTGTGGCGGATGCGGTGGTGGGGGTGATCGCGGATCTGACGGGTTATCCGGTGGAGATGCTGGAGCCGGATCTGGATCTTGAGGCTGATCTGTCGATCGATTCGATCAAGCGGACGGAGATTCTGGGGGAGCTCGCGGGGCGGGTGGGTCTGGCTGGTGTGGGGGCGGGTGATGTGGATGAGTCGGTGGTGGAGGAGTTGGCGGCGGTGAAGACGGTTCGGGGGATCGTTTCCTGGATCGTCGAGCGCCAGTCCGCCGACCCGGCCGCCGACCGGTCCGCCGACCCGGCCTACGACACGGCGCCGGCCGCCCTCCCGGCCACCGCGTCCTCGGCCACCTCGTCTCCGGCGCCGGCTGTGGTGGGTGTGCCGGTGGGTGGTGGGGGGTCTGTCGGGTTGTCGGCGGAGGCTGTGGCGGATGCGGTGGTGGGGGTGATCGCGGATCTGACGGGTTATCCGGTGGAGATGCTGGAGCCGGATCTGGATCTTGAGGCTGATCTGTCGATCGATTCGATCAAGCGGACGGAGATTCTGGGGGAGCTCGCGGGGCGGGTGGGTCTGGCTGGTGTGGGGGCGGGTGATGTGGATGAGTCGGTGGTGGAGGAGTTGGCGGCGGTGAAGACGGTTCGGGGGATCGTTTCCTGGATCGTCGAGCGCCAGTCCGCCGACCCGGCCGCCGACCGGTCCGCCGACCCGGCTGTCGACCGGTCCGCCGACCAGGCGGTCACCGCCGGGGGCGGGGCCGGCCACGGCGCGGGGCCCGGCGCCGCCGCCGGCGCGGGACGGGCCCGGCCCGGACAGGTCGAGGTGCCCGAGCAGAGCCACGCCGAGCGTTGGTCCGCCGTCCCGGCCGCGGTCCCGGCGACCGCCGCGGCGAAGGCGACTCCCGCGGCCGCGGCCACGGCCGTTCCGGTACCGGCGGGTGCGCCGGTGATGTCCGCGCGGCTCGCGGCACCAATTGGTGCCCCGCCGGCCGGCGTCCGGTCAGCCGGTACCGCGTCGGCGCCGGATGGCTGGGGGGTGCTGTCGGCCCCGCGGGGCGCCACGGATCCGGTGTTCGCCGAACGGGTGCCGCTGCGCCGGTTCGTGGTGGAGTCCACCGAGCTGGCCCCGCTGCCGTCCTGGGACGACATCGTCGCCGCCGGCCGCACGGCGGTGCTGGACGGCGCCCGGTTCGCCGTCGTCGACGGCGGGCTCGGGATCGGCCTCGCGCTGTCGAGCCTGCTTGAACAGGCCGGGGCGCAGGTCCGCATCATCTCGGCGAACGACGCCGCCCTGGGCGAGCTGGTCGCCTCCGGCATCGGCGCCGACGGGTTGTTCTGGGCCGCCTCGACGGAGGGCTCGGCGGGGCCGACCGGCGGTCTGCCGGCGGCGTTCCCGGCGCTGCGCGCCGCCGCGCTGGCCGGCGTCCGGCGGCTCGTCGCGGTCACCGGCCTCGGCGGCGATCTCGGCCGCAACGGCGAGATCGGCGACCCCGGCCCGGGCGCCGGGATGGCCGGGCTGCTCCGGACCCTGGCCCGTGAGCTGCCCGACCTCCTGATCAGGCTGGTGGACGTCCATCCCAAGGCGCAGCCGCGGCGGATCGCGGAGAACCTGCTCGCGGAGATGCTCACGCCGGACGCGCCGGTGGTCGTCGGCTACCGCGACGGCGTCCGGATCGCTCCCGAGCTGCGGATGGTCGACCTGGCCGCGGTCACCGGCGGGCCGGATGCTCCGGCCGCCGGGGCGCCGCGGGCCGCCGCGGTTCCGCCGGGGCTGGACGGGTCCGGCGTCGTCCTGCTGACCGGTGGCGCGCGTGGGATCACCGCCCGGACCGCGCTGGCGCTCGCGGGTGCCACCGGCTGCGCGGTCGAGCTGATCGGACGCACGCCCGTCCCGGACGCGCCCGAGGACGAGGCCACCGTGGGCGCGTTCGACCCGCCCGCGCTGCGCCGTGCCCTGATCGCGGCGGGGGTGCGCCGCCCGGCCGAGATAGAGGCCCGCATCGGGCGGATCCTGGCCGAGCGGGAGATCCGGGCCACGCTCGGCGCGCTGCGGGAGGTCGCCGCGTCGGTGCGCTACCACCCGGTCGACGTGCGGGACGTCACCGCGGTCGCCGGCGTCGTCGCCGACGTGTACGCGCGGCACGGCCGGCTGGACGGCGTCGTGCACGGCGCCGGCGTCCTGGAGGACCGGCTGCTGCGGGACAAGTCGCCGGAGTCCTTCGATCGGGTGTTCCGCACGAAGGTCGACGGGGCGCGCGCCCTGCTGGACGCGCTACGGCCCGATGTGGGCTTCGTTGTGCTCTTCGGCAGCGTGGCCGGGGTGTTCGGCAACCGCGGTCAGGTCGACTACGCGGCCGCCAACGACGCCCTGGACGCCCTCGCGCACACCGCCTCGGCGCGTTTCGCCGGCCGGGTGGTCAGCGTCGACTGGGGTCCCTGGGGCACCGACACGGTCGCCGGCCGCGGGATGGTGTCCGCCGAGCTGTCCCGGGAGTACGCCCGCCGGGGCATCGGTCTGATCGACCCCGGGGAAGGGGTCGCCGCGTTGCTGCGGGAGCTCGGTGAGCCGGTCGCGGCCGCGCCGACCCAGGTCGTCTACATGTGCGCGGGAGTCGGGTCGTTCGATGGGTGA